AACTCATGAGATGCAgttctgttctgttgtgttgtgcttgACCCGTCTCTGTCCTCTAGCAGAATTCATGAGACGCTGTtctggtgtgttgtgttgtgttatacTCGACCTGTCTCTGTCCTATAGTGGTACTCATGAGACGCTGTTCTGTTGTGTTATACTCGACCTGTCTCTGTCCTATAGCGGTACTCATGAGACACTGTTCTGGTGTGTTGTGTTCTGGTGTGTTCCGCTCGACTTGTCTCTATCCTCTAGCAGTGCTCTACTAAACTCCCACATGCAACTGATCTGCAGGTTACCACCACAGACACCTCATGAGACACGTATTCACCGCTCAAATCCCATCTGCAGGTTATGAgacatagcctagaaatctagacgcaccctagcggcagcacaTTACaattgctgccagggctagtctagcaactctccgttggcttgtgagctcgaaaaattaaacttctatcaggccaatcaaatcgtgtatagagtcgttaggcgggcttaacataatgattgatggcagagttgcaacggtttggcttgaattccctgctacttgaaaacaaataagatggatgttgctgttggcgaacagtgtgacgcgctgtcctattgcgtgcagagggaatttgaaagacaaccgattatcccgcccctcggactgagcactgcgaatggtgagtgcccagaccctacattttaatgtgggtctggctcgtcaggctacatgAGACACATATTCACTGCTCAAATCGCAAAAGCCTTTGCATAGTCAacatcatccttaagcacactggatttttttatttcatttatattattatatttagtatttagttgttttgttttcttatcttctactgtctctattgtacatggtctcatgttgtgtgttatgtctgtatgctactgagaccttgaatttccccttggggatcaataaagtatctatctatctatctatctatctatctatctatctatctatctatctatagctATAGGTTTAGCGACTCCGCACTGTTTCCATGGTAATGCCACGGCAACACCGCTTCCTGGTCCTGTGGCTAGGCTATGGCCAGATGGGTAACAACATGGCAACAACCTGATACCAGTACAGCAGCAGACACTGCAGGGGTCAtgctcactgtggttgacctgATACCAGAACAGCACAGACTCTGTGATAGTGTAAGACCTGTGTTGCGTGTACCCATTTTCCCCAAATCGTGCAGCCTTAGTACCTACTAGCCTAGACCCCCCATGGGGTGCCTCCACAGTCCCACTCACCAGGGTCATCACCCTGTAATGCCAGTCTCCTACTCACCAGGGTCATCACCCTGTAATGCCAGTCTCCTACTCACCAGGGTCATCACCCTGTAATGGCAGTCCTACTCACCAGGTTGATCTCCTCGGCGTTAAAGTCCTCAGACAGGAAGGCCGTTCTGGTCAGAACCTCGTTGCGCTTGTTCTCGGGGATTTGGTCAAACTTGGTACCGATGAGCAGCAGGGGAACCGGATTATCCGCAAACTGCTCCCGATCATAGTCCCTACAGGGGAAACACAGCAGCAACTTGTACGTCATCATCTCTTTAACTGGGAACTCTCATCATCAGTCCTAAACTCCTCCTCCTTGAACTCTGAACTCCGCCCTACTCTATGTAATGCCAAGTGTTTGTAACTCTATATGATGCTACGTGTCTGTAACTCTTATATAATGCTACTGTAAGTGTTCGTTACTCTATATAATGCCAAGTGTTCGTAACTCTATATGATGCTACGTGTCTGTAACTCTTATGTAATGCTACTGTAAGTGTTCATAACTCTATATAATGCTAAGTGTTCGTAACTCTATGTAATGCTAAGTGCGGTATAACAAATCAGGATCACATGGCGAGAGCTACTGGTGTGTCATGGATGATATGATATGGCGCCTCCCTACTAAACGTAAGTGATGAAGTGGGCCCAGCTCTTTGGGATTTATGGAGCCCTCTGGGGCTGTGAGCTGCAATATGACATCAACACCCACATGCAAttttgcatgcgcacacacacacacacacacacacttcacccgaTGGACTCCCtctcgctcgctcacacacacacacacacacacacacacatcacctgtTGGACActatctatctctcacacacacacacacacacacacacagagctgaccCGTTGGAGACGATGACACCAGTGGGCGATGAGTCTTTGTTCAGGGCCTCGAGGGACCAGCGGTACAGGTTCTGAGAGGACTTCTTATTGGTCAGATCATGGACCAGGATGatgcctgccacacacacacacacacacacacacagccagagagGAGGTCATTACACTTCAGTGGTGTACGAAATGCAAGTACTGTACACgcacctacgcacacacacagccacacacagactGGACTGTATAGGTTAGCATGTGAGGAAATCTAtgtttgcacaaacacacacaggaatataatccgaaacacacacacacacacacacacacacacacacacacacacacacgcacacacacacacacctgatttaAGCCAGTGTATATGACACCCACATGTAAAGCAGTGTGACAACACCACTGTGTGCGCCATTGGTAAAGATAAGTCAGGGACCATTTGTAACGGTTTTTATTGTGTCCTGTTGTCCATGAAAGCATCATAAACTGTATGCATGTTCAGTTTGTTGCAATTAATGCTTTGCTAGTATCCAGCATACCGTTGACAGAGTTGTAGAACACTGCCCTAGTGCTCTTCACGCTGCTGGCGCTACCCACAGATCCTCCAACATCCCACAATTCAATGTAGTACGTCTTCTCCTCTGGTGTGCCTTCTCTGTAGTCGTGTACCTTCGTGAAAACAATACTGGATctttacagtgtttcccatacattgacttatttgtggcggcccaccacaatatcaacattgaccaccacacaatgattttccaggttgtactaaattgtgcttaaatctggttagcatcataaccatgctgtgctaatttgttaaaaactgttgcattcaagttaattctgcaaaccaaccaccacaaatggaattcagttgtctgggaaacactgctttacACCAAGTCAGTTTATGTTGTACAGTACTGGTGAACATATAGAAGAAGCAGAGAAGTGTATCGAGTGAAAGTAAGTAACATGTCTTACCCTTACGTCGACAGAACAGCCAACAGTCCAAGATGGATTGCCCAGAACCTGGTTCTGACACAGCAAGTGGACTAACGAAGACTTACCAACACCTGtacaacaaacaacacacagacacggcaGATGCTGATATCCTGGCAAGTCGCTGCTAAACTAACGTTACTGGCTTCTCTTCCAAGtcatcacattatcagtggaCGTGTGCGTTAAAATGACCAGACTGCAAACTGGATTCACTGTTCACAAACTCCAGGGTACAACTTACACGAATTACTTAATACATTCCAATAAAGAGATAGAATAGGTCAAGGCATAAACATGTTTTTTACCAGAATCTCCTAATACCAACACCTTCACTCTGTCAAGGGATGCCATCTTTCTGGCAACAGCATTACGGAAGTTAAGAATTGAAGTTACTATTGTTTTATTGGTTAAAAACAAAGTTTAAGTAACGTCCCAGTTTGACGTCCAAGAAATTGATTGGTACAACGGTATAATCAATCTAAAATGTAGACCGTTTTCATTGGTTTTCATCATAGGTTTTAATTCGCTTTAACATTGGTAACCAATCAGAGGTCGTTTTCTAAGGTAACGTGAGGTATGTTTTCTCCAGAATCACTTCCGGAGTACACATGCAATAACTGAGTTGTTGGAAAGTATCCTATCGAAGTTGGGAATTAATCCAAACCAAAGGTTATTTCACCATTGTTTCATGTATAATGTATGTAGACGGTTCTCATAGAAGACGCTACACGCGCATACataatttttttgttttaaaagtaGCTGCTAGGTCTTGTGTTGTTTGCGGGAGCTTTCTAAGCTAACCATCGTTACCCATGTTAGCTTCAACCGGTGTAACGTTATAATATGGTCGCCCTGTTGCTGTCCATTTCCAGCCATTATCAATTATAATTAAAGTGATCAGAAGTTAATGACTGTCTTGGTATTTCTGTAATAAATGTAAGGTTCTTGTATTACAAGAACCCCGTTATCCAGGCAATTTCTGCCAAGGATAGACTGGGTAACCTAGCTTGCTAACGTAAGAAACTTCCAAGCTAATTCCCTTAGTAACATGTCACTAACTGATAACACAAGTTACTAGTGAATCCTTGGGTGACTTGCTAACGCTTTGATAGCCCCAGACGTATAACTTTAACAGGGTATTTGTCGGTAAGTCATTAGTCAGCTAACGTACTAAATACTTTTTGTCCATCTTCCTGTTGCAGGTTTGTTTTGAACACACCTGGTTTCAtacgtattctctctcctgagACAGCTAAGTGAACCAGTCCCATcccacatcatcttcagcctgCCTGTCTCTTCCCTCCCGCGGAGCGATGTCGGAACCGGGGCTGCTGACCGAGGTTCCCCCCGCGCTAAAGCGGCTCGCCCAGCAGGTGGTGCGCGGCTTCTACGGCGTAGAACACGCGCTGGCCCTGGACGTGCTCATCCGCAACCCGTGCGTGCGCGAGGAGGACATGCTGGAGCTGCTGAAGTTCGAGCGCAAGCAGCTTCGCTCGATTCTCAACACCCTCAAGGCAGACAAGTTCCTTAAGTGCCGTCTACGCGTGGAGACGGCTGCCGACGGCAAGACCACACGCCACAACTACTACTTCATCAACTACCGACTGCTGGTGAACGTGGTGAAGTACAAACTGGACCACATGCGTCGACGCATCGAGACAGATGAGCGCGATTCCACAAACCGAGCCTCGTTCAGGTGTCCTTGTTGCCTCAGCACGTTCACCGACCTGGAGGCTAACCAGCTGTTCGATCCCATGACaggtgagagaggggaggggaacaCAAGAGATGGACATgatgtgtgttgtttgtctTACATCTTAAACGATGACCATGATGAGCAGAAGGAGAgaatgatgagtgtgtgtgtggtgaaatgAATGATGAGcgtgtgtatagtatagtatagtatatatactcttttgatcccttgagggaaatttggtctctgaatttatcccaatccgtgaattagtgaaacacactcagcacatagtgtacacacagtgaggtgaagcacacactaatcccggcgcagtgagctgcctgcaacaacagcggcactcggtgagcagtgaggggttaggtgctttgctcaagggcacttcagccgcttcctactggtcggggttcgaaccggcaatcctccggttccaagtccgaagcgctgaccagtaggccacggctgcccagtgtgtgtgtggggtgaaaTGAgtgatgagcgtgtgtgtgtgtgggatgagaTGGACTGCTTGCTGGTGGTGGCACCCAGAGCATCAGCCTGCCCAAGTGATGGAGAAGCCCATCAGCTGCTGTAGTGGACGAGGTGTGCGTGCACAATCAAACCCCATTCCACGCCAACTCAGCCACCCATGTACATGACACCTCTgagattttgctgaaaagcggtgaatatatgccttatgttaccaaaccACAGGCACAGCCAcaggcaaaccgtttgagatattgacctgaaacttcagattccttTGTTTGATAACATAAGGCATATATTCACCACTTTgcagcaaaatctgagaggtgtCATGTACATTATTCCCCGATATTGGCTGTtttcacatggaatgacccCCAGTCATAGGGACACTGTGCTGCAGGAGATGCAGTCGGACGAGACGTTAAACTGAGGTCCTGACTGACAGTGGTCATAAAAGTGCTTTGGGTGCCTTGGACAtcgctatataaatgcaatgtgttgttgttgaagtGGAGAGCTGATAAAAAATATGGCATTGCTGCCTCTTACACACTCCGATGTCATCTGAGACCTCCGGCAGCTTATGTCCAGCAGGAACGATGTGGACCACACGACAGTGCCCGTGCAGTACATGAGCGCTTTCTAAAGAGCGCAGGCACTGAGCCGAGGGTGTTCTAAAGAGCGCGGGCACTGAGC
The sequence above is a segment of the Alosa sapidissima isolate fAloSap1 chromosome 2, fAloSap1.pri, whole genome shotgun sequence genome. Coding sequences within it:
- the rabl3 gene encoding rab-like protein 3 isoform X3, giving the protein MGLVHLAVSGERIRMKPGVGKSSLVHLLCQNQVLGNPSWTVGCSVDVRVHDYREGTPEEKTYYIELWDVGGSVGSASSVKSTRAVFYNSVNGIILVHDLTNKKSSQNLYRWSLEALNKDSSPTGVIVSNGDYDREQFADNPVPLLLIGTKFDQIPENKRNEVLTRTAFLSEDFNAEEINLDCTNPRYLAAGSSNAVKLSRFFDKVIEKRYFTKDPSQLAGFTDRKRFNFKSLHYD
- the rabl3 gene encoding rab-like protein 3 isoform X2, coding for MASLDRVKVLVLGDSGVGKSSLVHLLCQNQVLGNPSWTVGCSVDVRVHDYREGTPEEKTYYIELWDVGGSVGSASSVKSTRAVFYNSVNGIILVHDLTNKKSSQNLYRWSLEALNKDSSPTGVIVSNGDYDREQFADNPVPLLLIGTKFDQIPENKRNEVLTRTAFLSEDFNAEEINLDCTNPRYLAAGSSNAVKLSRFFDKVIEKRYFTKDPSQHHSDECTLHWKQIAGLYVKRAVRTLPHEN
- the rabl3 gene encoding rab-like protein 3 isoform X4, whose translation is MASLDRVKVLVLGDSGVGKSSLVHLLCQNQVLGNPSWTVGCSVDVRVHDYREGTPEEKTYYIELWDVGGSVGSASSVKSTRAVFYNSVNGIILVHDLTNKKSSQNLYRWSLEALNKDSSPTGVIVSNGDYDREQFADNPVPLLLIGTKFDQIPENKRNEVLTRTAFLSEDFNAEEINLDCTNPRYLAAGSSNAVKLSRFFDKVIEKRYFTKDPSQLAGFTDRKRFNFKSLHYD
- the rabl3 gene encoding rab-like protein 3 isoform X1 codes for the protein MGLVHLAVSGERIRMKPGVGKSSLVHLLCQNQVLGNPSWTVGCSVDVRVHDYREGTPEEKTYYIELWDVGGSVGSASSVKSTRAVFYNSVNGIILVHDLTNKKSSQNLYRWSLEALNKDSSPTGVIVSNGDYDREQFADNPVPLLLIGTKFDQIPENKRNEVLTRTAFLSEDFNAEEINLDCTNPRYLAAGSSNAVKLSRFFDKVIEKRYFTKDPSQHHSDECTLHWKQIAGLYVKRAVRTLPHEN